The following coding sequences lie in one Myxococcus xanthus genomic window:
- a CDS encoding trypsin-like serine peptidase has protein sequence MRINLRGLLLAGMMLAGGGAMAEERAVCEGRTSQPPLQRDAQGRVKVGEDVVATFKSRQPKARPEGVRAQAELAWTDRVSSPGATYIAPHFSQFALAPGDYVIVRAPDGSREYRYEGIGKGEGNAPVRGGFWSGHISGDVAIVELWSVGGHAKSGYTIDRFARGFANLAALGEDLDNKAVCGPDDSRNARCYQTSDPRQYKHSRAVARLLINGSGACTGWLVGNQGHVMTNEHCIANTADALNTDFEFMAEGGACTSACNSWFGCPGTVVATSSTLIAVDAPRDYALVRLPTNPTATYGYLQLRNTTAFVDERIYIPQHPAAWGKHIARNSTHASDASGFAEIFALNRPACSPGGPPDIGYYADTQGGSSGSPVIANSDHRVVALHHCANCPNRGVPITSIISHLGSLLPQCALRSATCPDPYDVWMRDTWSDTGLEPDPATAGQDMWASPYIWIRRNPDGVANPHVHQNPELGATNYAYVKLHGGPRPGAAGRLKLYYANASTGLAWPTDWTQFGDVAVNGFTPDTHIVESPWSGLPGEGHYCLVARWESASDPMSFTETTDIGTNVRQNNNIIWRNVNIVDLESGSEEVHFIVRNVHEGIRALRLAVRVPETDRQRPFPVNGGRVVVRLPDELFKRWVEVGGKAEGMKMLREGEFEVVSPEGGVFHELPLGFREEHQLRMFFERSADATPEPYHLEVVQFDQDKPDRESLGGIGYDIYTHGEPKPKK, from the coding sequence GTGAGAATCAATCTGAGAGGCCTGTTGCTGGCCGGCATGATGCTGGCCGGCGGCGGTGCCATGGCGGAAGAGCGTGCGGTCTGCGAGGGCCGTACGTCACAACCTCCCCTGCAGCGGGATGCCCAGGGGCGCGTGAAGGTGGGTGAGGACGTCGTCGCCACGTTCAAGTCACGTCAGCCCAAGGCGCGGCCGGAGGGGGTTCGCGCTCAGGCCGAGCTGGCCTGGACGGACCGCGTCAGCAGCCCGGGTGCCACGTACATCGCGCCGCACTTCAGCCAGTTCGCGCTCGCGCCGGGGGACTACGTCATCGTCCGCGCGCCGGACGGCTCGCGCGAGTACCGCTACGAGGGCATCGGCAAGGGCGAGGGCAACGCGCCGGTGAGGGGCGGCTTCTGGAGTGGTCACATCTCCGGTGACGTCGCCATCGTCGAGCTGTGGAGCGTGGGCGGCCACGCGAAGTCCGGCTACACCATCGACCGGTTCGCTCGCGGCTTCGCCAACCTGGCGGCGCTGGGCGAGGACCTGGACAACAAGGCCGTCTGCGGTCCGGACGACTCGCGCAACGCGCGCTGCTACCAGACGTCGGACCCGCGTCAGTACAAGCACTCGCGCGCGGTGGCCCGTCTGCTCATCAATGGCAGCGGGGCCTGCACGGGCTGGCTCGTGGGCAACCAGGGCCACGTGATGACCAACGAGCACTGCATCGCCAACACCGCGGACGCGCTCAACACCGACTTCGAGTTCATGGCCGAGGGCGGCGCCTGTACCTCCGCTTGCAACAGCTGGTTCGGCTGTCCGGGCACGGTGGTGGCCACGAGCTCCACGCTCATCGCCGTGGACGCGCCCCGGGACTACGCCCTGGTGCGGCTGCCCACCAACCCCACGGCCACCTACGGCTACCTCCAACTGCGCAACACCACCGCGTTCGTGGATGAGCGCATCTACATTCCCCAGCACCCCGCCGCCTGGGGCAAGCACATCGCCCGCAACTCCACGCACGCGTCGGACGCCTCGGGCTTCGCGGAAATCTTCGCCCTCAACCGGCCCGCGTGCTCGCCGGGTGGTCCGCCGGACATCGGCTACTACGCGGACACCCAGGGTGGCTCGTCCGGCTCTCCCGTCATCGCCAACTCCGACCACCGCGTCGTCGCGCTGCACCACTGCGCCAACTGCCCCAACCGTGGCGTGCCCATCACCTCCATCATCTCCCACCTGGGCTCGCTGTTGCCTCAGTGCGCGCTGCGCAGCGCCACCTGCCCGGACCCGTATGACGTCTGGATGCGCGACACCTGGTCCGACACCGGCCTGGAGCCGGACCCCGCCACCGCGGGCCAGGACATGTGGGCCAGCCCGTACATCTGGATTCGCCGCAACCCGGACGGCGTCGCCAACCCGCACGTCCACCAGAACCCCGAGCTGGGCGCGACGAACTACGCCTACGTGAAGCTGCACGGCGGGCCCCGTCCGGGCGCCGCGGGGCGCCTCAAGCTGTACTACGCCAACGCCTCCACCGGCCTGGCCTGGCCCACGGACTGGACGCAGTTCGGTGACGTCGCCGTCAACGGCTTCACGCCCGACACGCACATCGTCGAGTCGCCGTGGAGCGGCCTGCCCGGCGAGGGCCACTACTGCCTGGTGGCGCGCTGGGAGTCCGCATCCGACCCCATGTCGTTCACCGAGACGACGGACATCGGCACCAACGTCCGTCAGAACAACAACATCATCTGGCGCAACGTGAACATCGTGGACCTGGAGTCCGGCAGCGAGGAGGTCCACTTCATCGTGCGCAACGTGCACGAGGGAATCCGGGCGCTGCGGCTGGCGGTGCGGGTGCCGGAAACGGACCGGCAGCGGCCCTTCCCGGTGAATGGCGGCCGTGTCGTCGTGCGTCTGCCGGACGAGCTGTTCAAGCGCTGGGTGGAGGTGGGCGGCAAGGCCGAGGGCATGAAGATGCTGCGCGAAGGCGAGTTCGAGGTCGTGTCTCCGGAAGGGGGCGTGTTCCACGAGCTGCCGCTGGGCTTCCGCGAGGAGCACCAACTGCGGATGTTCTTCGAGCGCTCGGCGGACGCCACGCCGGAGCCCTACCACCTGGAGGTCGTGCAGTTCGACCAGGACAAGCCTGACCGCGAGAGCCTGGGCGGCATCGGCTACGACATCTACACCCACGGCGAGCCGAAGCCGAAGAAGTAG
- a CDS encoding response regulator has translation MGWAVGVCNAGGVGVAGRQAGARVAMAGARVQLADLNVPDVNPIQALSHLLQEERERLARLWAKRLRAETYDVAVPGRDLRAPLRRLLDELARLLRDRPDDAVRLWPEVVRPHGAFRYSQNFDPEDLTREFKSLEEVMLHVYARRNGGFIEPQVAELMAELVWEADAAAQASYARILKTEEVRFREAAVMESVLNQVDVGIMLAEVDGTVSFATPPVSRLMGVPMRAVVGVRAANTINPVLTQVNARHLTGEPFKLADMPFLRALKEKGPVRGVMMVVERPGGDTATLELSATPVWEEEGELAGAIQTFTDRTEAVNKTKALQSAHGELRRLQGRLLQRTRQQALGQLASGAAHALNNFLNVLRLRITLLQREFKPEHLEALDKTVQQIGELVARLQEFNIQRTQEQPTDVPVDQTVREALELARGELEQREHPVYVDLDLGDVGSVRADTGFFRELVVNLLLVSRDRMEAGGRLHVSTRADGSAWLTLRIEDEGTPYAPDELARLFDPLRRDAGAPQLSLFLAVARAQVERWGGELTAEVPASGTGTAFVVRLPRVHEGAVSTAPRPEPSRTEVMRPAGPRRFQQTRSVLVVDDDLDNARMMAEVLSEEGYEVQVAHSPAVALGMWDRRRYDAALLDAVMPEMSGWELARELRKKSPQVLLAIVTGMDVRGQNRSNLALVDAVFRKPIDVGALDDFLGQSDTAASENGSLTSGSPPPA, from the coding sequence GTGGGCTGGGCAGTGGGCGTTTGCAACGCAGGCGGGGTGGGGGTGGCAGGCAGGCAGGCGGGCGCACGGGTGGCCATGGCGGGCGCGCGTGTGCAGCTTGCAGACTTGAACGTGCCCGACGTGAATCCCATCCAGGCCCTGTCCCACCTCCTCCAGGAGGAACGCGAGCGCCTGGCGCGCCTGTGGGCCAAGCGCCTGCGCGCGGAGACCTATGACGTGGCGGTCCCGGGCAGGGACCTGCGCGCCCCGCTGCGCCGGTTGCTGGACGAACTGGCCCGCCTGCTCAGGGACCGGCCCGACGACGCCGTCCGGCTCTGGCCGGAGGTGGTCCGCCCGCACGGCGCCTTCCGCTACAGCCAGAACTTCGACCCCGAGGACCTGACGCGTGAGTTCAAGTCCCTGGAAGAGGTGATGCTCCACGTCTACGCGCGCCGCAACGGTGGCTTCATCGAGCCCCAGGTGGCGGAGCTCATGGCGGAGCTGGTGTGGGAGGCGGACGCCGCGGCCCAGGCGTCCTATGCGCGCATCCTGAAGACGGAGGAGGTGCGCTTTCGTGAAGCGGCGGTGATGGAGTCGGTGCTCAACCAGGTGGACGTGGGCATCATGCTGGCGGAGGTGGACGGCACCGTCTCCTTCGCCACGCCGCCGGTGAGCCGCCTCATGGGGGTGCCCATGCGCGCGGTGGTGGGGGTGCGGGCGGCGAACACCATCAATCCCGTGCTGACGCAGGTGAACGCGCGCCACCTCACGGGCGAGCCCTTCAAGCTGGCCGACATGCCCTTCCTGCGGGCACTCAAGGAGAAGGGGCCCGTGCGTGGGGTGATGATGGTGGTGGAGCGCCCCGGCGGCGACACCGCGACGCTGGAGCTGAGCGCCACGCCCGTCTGGGAAGAGGAGGGCGAGCTGGCCGGCGCCATCCAGACCTTCACCGACCGCACGGAAGCGGTGAACAAGACGAAGGCACTCCAGAGCGCGCACGGGGAACTGCGCAGGCTTCAGGGCCGCCTGCTCCAGCGCACCCGCCAGCAGGCGCTGGGACAGCTCGCCAGCGGCGCGGCGCATGCGCTCAACAACTTCCTCAACGTGCTGCGGCTGCGAATCACACTGCTGCAACGCGAGTTCAAGCCCGAGCACCTGGAGGCGCTCGACAAGACGGTGCAGCAGATTGGCGAGCTGGTGGCCCGGCTCCAGGAGTTCAACATCCAGCGCACCCAGGAGCAGCCCACCGACGTCCCGGTGGACCAGACGGTGCGCGAGGCGCTGGAGCTGGCGCGCGGCGAGCTGGAGCAGCGCGAGCACCCGGTGTACGTGGACCTGGACCTGGGCGACGTCGGCAGCGTGCGCGCGGATACGGGCTTCTTCCGCGAACTGGTGGTGAACCTGTTGCTCGTCTCGCGCGACCGGATGGAGGCCGGTGGCCGGCTGCACGTCTCCACCCGCGCGGATGGCTCCGCATGGCTGACGCTGCGCATCGAGGACGAGGGCACGCCCTACGCGCCCGATGAGCTGGCGCGGCTGTTCGACCCGCTGCGCCGGGACGCGGGCGCGCCGCAGCTGTCCCTGTTCCTGGCGGTGGCGCGGGCACAGGTGGAGCGCTGGGGCGGCGAGCTGACGGCGGAGGTTCCGGCTTCGGGCACGGGCACGGCCTTCGTGGTGCGCCTGCCCCGCGTGCATGAAGGCGCCGTGTCCACCGCGCCACGTCCGGAGCCGTCGCGCACGGAGGTGATGCGGCCGGCGGGGCCCCGGCGCTTCCAGCAGACGCGCAGCGTGCTGGTGGTGGATGACGACCTCGACAACGCGCGGATGATGGCGGAGGTGCTGAGCGAGGAAGGCTACGAGGTGCAGGTGGCCCACAGCCCCGCGGTGGCGCTGGGGATGTGGGACCGGCGCCGCTACGACGCCGCGCTGCTGGACGCGGTGATGCCGGAGATGAGCGGCTGGGAGCTGGCGCGCGAGCTGCGCAAGAAGTCCCCTCAGGTGCTGCTGGCCATCGTCACCGGCATGGACGTGCGCGGACAGAACCGCTCCAACCTCGCGCTGGTGGACGCCGTGTTCCGCAAGCCCATCGACGTGGGCGCGCTGGATGACTTCCTGGGGCAGTCCGACACCGCCGCTTCCGAGAACGGTTCGTTGACCTCGGGTTCCCCGCCGCCCGCCTGA
- a CDS encoding DUF2270 domain-containing protein, translated as MPVRERDKNDVLESPWLSQQAMAQLFRGELSRSDTWRTRLDTTTNWALTTTAAVISFGFASTQSSHVTFLVGIWMVVSFLLIEARRYRYYDLWNRRVRLLEDGWWAPMLRREPVDPDALRELALELERPQIQLSLFSAISTRLNRAYGPILMVLMMTWFVKVYSHPKPPVDLDEFLARAGVAWIPGEAVTATLLLLTLTASYLFLSSFFIRAPLGELRTRPRGRRAALWEAFYRPYAIRTRRKPTRRPRPSSTSEH; from the coding sequence ATGCCCGTGCGTGAACGTGACAAGAACGACGTGCTGGAGTCGCCCTGGCTCTCCCAGCAGGCCATGGCCCAGCTGTTTCGGGGGGAGCTGAGCCGCTCCGACACCTGGCGCACGCGCCTGGACACCACCACCAACTGGGCGCTCACGACGACGGCGGCGGTCATCTCCTTCGGCTTCGCGTCGACGCAGAGCTCACACGTCACCTTCCTGGTGGGCATCTGGATGGTGGTGTCGTTCCTCCTCATCGAGGCGCGGCGCTACCGCTACTACGACTTGTGGAACCGCCGGGTGCGTCTGCTGGAGGACGGCTGGTGGGCCCCCATGCTCCGGCGTGAGCCGGTGGACCCGGACGCCCTGCGCGAGCTGGCCCTGGAGCTGGAACGGCCCCAAATCCAGCTGTCCCTCTTCTCCGCCATCTCCACCCGGCTCAACCGCGCCTACGGGCCCATCCTGATGGTCCTGATGATGACGTGGTTCGTGAAGGTCTACAGCCACCCGAAGCCGCCCGTGGACCTTGACGAGTTCCTGGCACGGGCGGGGGTGGCCTGGATTCCCGGCGAGGCCGTGACGGCCACCCTGCTGCTGCTCACGCTGACCGCGTCCTACCTGTTCCTGTCGTCCTTCTTCATCCGGGCGCCCCTGGGCGAGCTGCGGACCCGGCCCCGGGGACGCCGGGCGGCCCTCTGGGAGGCCTTCTACCGGCCCTACGCCATCCGTACCCGGCGCAAGCCCACCCGGCGCCCGCGACCGTCCTCCACGTCCGAGCACTGA
- a CDS encoding isocitrate/isopropylmalate dehydrogenase family protein, whose amino-acid sequence MATTRTVTIINGDGIGPEVMAATVRVLEALKVPLDFEYKDAGTEVVAKYGTNLPHETVEAVLRSGIALKGPTGTVVGGGLPSANVGLRKRLDLYSSLRPVKSVPNVKTRYENVDLVVVRENTESLYAGLEHIIVPGVVESLKIITEKASTRIARFAFEHARKHGRKKVTAVHKANIMKLSDGLFLDCCRKVGREFPEVTYEEVIIDNLCMQLVKDPTRFDVLVAENFYGDVLSDLCAGLVGGLGVVPGANIGERTAVFEAVHGTAPDIAGKGIANPTALMMSAVMMLDYLEMGEAARRMENSIFKVYSSGEVRTGDIGGKATTREFTDAIIAAL is encoded by the coding sequence ATGGCGACCACACGAACTGTCACGATCATCAATGGCGATGGCATTGGCCCCGAAGTCATGGCGGCCACCGTTCGCGTCCTCGAGGCGCTCAAGGTCCCCCTCGATTTCGAGTACAAGGACGCAGGCACGGAGGTGGTGGCCAAGTACGGCACCAACCTGCCTCACGAGACGGTGGAGGCGGTGCTGCGCAGCGGCATCGCGCTCAAGGGTCCCACGGGCACGGTGGTGGGCGGTGGCCTTCCGTCGGCCAACGTGGGCCTGCGCAAGCGGCTGGACCTGTACTCGTCGCTGCGGCCCGTGAAGAGCGTGCCGAACGTGAAGACGCGCTACGAGAATGTGGACCTCGTCGTGGTGCGTGAGAACACGGAGAGCCTCTACGCCGGCCTGGAGCACATCATCGTCCCGGGCGTGGTGGAGTCGCTGAAGATCATCACCGAGAAGGCCTCCACGCGGATTGCCCGCTTCGCCTTCGAGCACGCCCGCAAGCACGGCCGCAAGAAGGTCACCGCCGTGCACAAGGCGAACATCATGAAGCTGTCGGACGGTCTCTTCCTGGACTGCTGCCGCAAGGTGGGCCGTGAGTTCCCGGAAGTCACCTACGAGGAAGTCATCATCGACAACCTCTGCATGCAGCTGGTGAAGGACCCGACCCGCTTCGACGTGCTGGTGGCGGAGAACTTCTACGGCGACGTGCTCAGCGACCTGTGCGCGGGCCTGGTCGGCGGCCTGGGCGTGGTGCCGGGCGCCAACATCGGCGAGCGCACCGCCGTCTTCGAGGCCGTGCACGGCACCGCCCCGGACATCGCGGGCAAGGGCATCGCGAACCCCACCGCCCTGATGATGTCCGCGGTGATGATGCTGGACTACCTGGAGATGGGCGAGGCGGCGCGCCGCATGGAGAACTCCATCTTCAAGGTGTACAGCTCGGGCGAGGTCCGCACCGGCGACATCGGTGGCAAGGCCACCACCCGCGAGTTCACCGACGCCATCATCGCCGCGCTGTAA